A stretch of Oreochromis aureus strain Israel breed Guangdong linkage group 11, ZZ_aureus, whole genome shotgun sequence DNA encodes these proteins:
- the LOC116320618 gene encoding dendritic cell-specific transmembrane protein: protein MLLSWITVKQSLKDVGFQAVDVFTTGKRDGSRRTILLLLICSVSSLLLSSLLLLYLLFALDYELAVAGGIAACFGTLLTVALFLSKRVRCLGTLFVISIFMKKSRNLLLTAGTSLVVLKNIRNTLENLSLLVRSMICNLKAKKASIIAPFTNYVQMLKWIGDMLKGVTNLGVVRFDSELNVSPRLESEEFRQRLAGAEQKLNESVKYAQALMNTVSSVTDRMFPAISFLLLMMFIALHIKKYCRDMKYKNRFISSKFVHFDEKQKAEGKTHVLPLTAEEEQLYTFIPSARPTTREGKAMVKFGIPVVSHFVAWVIFITVDALLYCFVDIVTTRLSELEPFHVPLLMSIKGIATLIGMPVGQENHEKDFSYSVTLFEKQCLPKPKLLLYSSVIPLTAILLTLLVMALMATKVSQLRLMVCEQFFPTAAEERVEYLHGKILRKRFKMRKEKNNCSLRSLITKPYFWFPLLFHPKEDPQSIL, encoded by the exons ATGCTTCTCTCATGGATTACAGTAAAACAAAGCCTTAAGGATGTGGGTTTTCAAGCTGTGGATGTGTTCACCACTGGTAAAAGGGATGGATCCAGAAGAACAAtccttctcctcctcatctGTAGCGTCTCCAGCCTCCTGCTCAGCTCCCTGCTCCTCCTGTACCTCCTCTTCGCTCTGGACTATGAGCTAGCAGTGGCTGGGGGGATTGCTGCCTGCTTTGGGACACTGCTGACTGTTGCCCTCTTCCTATCAAAGAGAGTAAGGTGTTTAGGGACTCTTTTTGTTATATCCATTTTCATGAAAAAGAGTAGGAACTTGCTGTTAACTGCTGGAACCAGTTTAGTGGTTCTTAAGAACATCCGTAACACTCTGGAGAACCTCTCGCTGCTGGTCAGGAGTATGATTTGCAACCTGAAGGCAAAAAAAGCCTCCATCATTGCTCCATTTACTAACTATGTTCAGATGTTGAAGTGGATAGGAGACATGCTCAAAGGGGTTACAAACCTGGGAGTAGTGAGATTTGACTCCGAGCTCAACGTCTCTCCAAGACTGGAATCAGAAGAATTCAGGCAGAGACTCGCAGGAGCGGAGCAGAAGCTCAACGAGTCTGTGAAATATGCACAGGCCCTGATGAATACAGTGAGCTCAGTGACCGACAGGATGTTTCCTGCCATCAGCTTCCTCTTGCTCATGATGTTTATAGCattgcacataaaaaaatactGCAGAGACATGAAATACAAAAACAGGTTCATCAGCAGCAAGTTTGTTCATTTTGACGAGAAGCAGAAGGCGGAAGGAAAAACCCACGTCCTTCCCCTCACGGCAGAGGAGGAGCAGCTGTACACCTTCATTCCCTCCGCCCGTCCCACAACAAGAGAAGGGAAAGCTATGGTGAAATTTGGAATTCCAGTTGTCTCCCACTTCGTAGCTTGGGTCATATTCATAACTGTGGACGCCTTGCTGTACTGTTTTGTTGACATTGTTACAACAAGGTTATCAGAGCTGGAGCCATTCCACGTCCCTTTGTTAATGAGCATCAAA GGGATTGCAACTTTAATAGGAATGCCTGTTGGACAAGAAAATCATGAAAAAGACTTTTCCTACTCTGTGACTCTGTTTGAGAAGCAGTGCCTCCCCAAACCCAAGTTGTTGCTATATAGCTCTGTAATTCCACTGACTGCCATCCTGCTCACCCTGCTTGTTATGGCTCTGATGGCAACCAAAGTCTCCCAGCTAAGGCTGATGGTATGTGAACAGTTCTTCCCCACTGCTGCAGAGGAGAGAGTGGAGTACCTCCACGGCAAAATCCTGAGGAAGAGATTCAAAatgagaaaggagaaaaacaactGCAGCCTCAGGTCACTTATTACCAAG CCATATTTCTGGTTCCCGCTACTGTTTCATCCCAAAGAGGATCCACAAAGTATCCTGTGA